In Columba livia isolate bColLiv1 breed racing homer chromosome 6, bColLiv1.pat.W.v2, whole genome shotgun sequence, a single genomic region encodes these proteins:
- the LOC135579816 gene encoding uncharacterized protein LOC135579816: GWLVAEQQLRGNEEAGCTSGGGRSTHGTSKGTHGTSKSTHGTSRSTHGTSKGTHGTSKGTHGTSKGTHGTSKSTHGTFKSTHGTSKSTHGTSKGTHGTSKSTHGTSKGTHGTSKGTHGTSKGTHGTSKGTHGTSKSTHGTFKGTHGTSKGTHGTSKGTHGTSKGTHGTSKSTHGTSKTAELERTLVVQAALPGRSKRLQTLYNPLSTSSLFQHSQLLMELVRDVLSTSVNKEVSPLYGRVTKGIPVTRTTLLHLPRCILVALLSTLPTLPHHAAPRPKHSNRDIFSLLSSLIFQMPLQIPISPNANSMNKHFFFFFFWRISFVGKHFHGNSYLISFFPPRSYKR; this comes from the coding sequence GGCTGGCTGGTGGCAGAACAGCAGCTTCGGGGAAATGAGGAGGCGGGATGCACATCGGGTGGAGGCAGAAGCACCCACGGCACCTCCAAAGGCACCCATGGCACCTCCAAAAGCACGCATGGCACCTCCAGAAGCACCCATGGCACCTCCAAAGGCACCCATGGCACCTCCAAAGGCACCCATGGCACCTCCAAAGGCACCCATGGCACCTCCAAAAGCACCCACGGCACCTTCAAAAGCACCCATGGCACCTCCAAAAGCACCCATGGCACCTCCAAAGGCACCCATGGCACCTCCAAAAGCACGCATGGCACCTCCAAAGGCACCCATGGCACCTCCAAAGGCACGCATGGCACCTCCAAAGGCACCCATGGCACCTCCAAAGGCACCCATGGCACCTCCAAAAGCACGCATGGCACCTTCAAAGGCACCCATGGCACCTCCAAAGGCACCCATGGCACCTCCAAAGGCACCCATGGCACCTCCAAAGGCACCCACGGCACCTCCAAAAGCACCCATGGCACCTCCAAAACAGCTGAGCTGGAGAGGACTCTGGTGGtgcaggcagccctgcctggAAGGAGCAAAAGGCTTCAGACACTTTATAACCCTCTCAGCACATCCTCTCTCTTCCAGCACTCACAGCTCCTGATGGAATTAGTCAGAGATGTGCTGAGCACCTCTGTGAATAAAGAGGTTTCTCCCCTTTACGGCAGGGTCACCAAAGGGATCCCTGTCACACGCACAACCCTCCTGCACCTCCCGCGCTGCATTCTTGTCGCCCTTCTCTCAACACTTCCAACGCTGCCCCATCACGCTGCTCCGAGGCCCAAACACTCCAACAGAGACATCTTCTCTCTGTTATCTAGTCTGATTTTTCAAATGCCACTTCAGATTCCCATTTCACCGAATGCAAATAGCATGAAtaagcacttcttttttttctttttctggagaaTATCGTTTGTAGGAAAGCATTTTCATGGCAACTCTTATTTaatctccttttttcccccaagatcATACAAACGTTGA